The genomic window AGATAATGTTAGCAATGCAAAAGGACCACTACTGTGAACGACCAATCACCTAACAGGGTTCCCATCATGTGTTACCTTTGATGTGTGCCATTAAATCCCAAATCAACTCATGTTTGTGTTCAAATACAGGGATGTCTTCTGCAGTatataaacatactgtcaacTTGAGTGATATAATCTGTTGGTGATGTTTCTCATTGTCTCAACTCAAATGTATACCTCATGTCATGTAAGGAACTTTTAATCTGAATTAAAACTCCCACTCCACAAGAATGTTGTCTGAGTTGGTGTAGAGGGACGTTATCAATGCATGTGTGCTGGAACTGAAGTCGACAGCCAAACCACCCCCACCATGTGACTCATGAAGGACAAGGACAAGCTTTAGAAAAAGAATTAAGTTCATTTCAATTGACAGTTTATCCTTTAGTCATTTCTGTATTTACAACatgataaaaaacaaaacactgacAGCTTTCTTATGTTTGAGGATTGACCCAGAGGATGCAGATATCCACAAGGCAAGTACTTAAAACTGGGATaaacaaacattcacacaaGTACAAAACAAGGTGATCCAGGAGAGGTCTGGAGGTTAAAGGTCATCATAAAGCTGACCTCTCCCTGCAGGTTAAActggaccaaaaaaaaaaaaaaagatcccaTGTAGGGGTTCCTCCTCTGCCAGGGCCCTGTCCAATGCCATCCAACCAGTGTCAGAATATCTACAGGCACTCTTTCGGACAGCTCATTCCAGTGGTCCTTTCATTGTCTGTGATTTTGAAGCCCACAGGCGGTTCACTCCGATCCAGCCTccgcctctttcttcttcttctttttcttcttcttggcaCTCTCTCCCACCTGAGGACAAAGAGACACGTTATTCCAGAAGATGGCCCCGGAGCAGGGTGGAAATGTttcagtccccccccctcacaaatCTGAGATGTAGAAGACGTAAGGAACAGACAGGACCAGAGGGGTCGAGCCCAGATTCACATCTCCCTTCAATCTGGCAGACTGACTCCCTCTGAAGCCACAGGGCAGGCAGGAAAGGGATAACTGTCTGCTTTCACAAAACTCCACCCTTCCCAATAAACCTATCCACACCATAACGCAGTCGTACATGTAGATATGCATTACATGGTGTAATATTAATGATAGTTCCAACGAGGTCCAGACACTCACCTCCTCTTCAGCTTCCGCAGGTGCCTCCTCAGgtgcctcctccaccacctcctcgctCACTTTCTGcttcttgtctttttttttcttcttcttctccttcttgagGTCTTCCGCTGATGGCGTGGTGGGGGCGGAGGGTTTAGTGCCTGGCGCTTCGCCCTCGCTGTCActggcctctctcttcctctggagACAGAGCGGGACAGTCatgtaggggggacaggtggAGATACCAGAATGGTGTCTGGACTTGATGCATCACCACCATCCATTTGAAACCCTGATCAGTGTTCATGATGACTTACCTTGGTGACCACAGGCTCAGTGGCATCTTCTACGGTTATCTTGGACACACTGATGAGAGAGGGAAGTATTCAAGTTAAAatacaatatttttttaaaagACAACTGCAATAAATATTTAAATCAAGTTTGACAGGACATGGGTGTTGTAGTCCGAGGACAAGCTTACTTGTAGTCCACGTAGCCTTCCTTCCAGCCCGAGGGAGTGCTGCCGTTGGGCTTCCCGTGTTTGTCCAGCAGCCCCTTCTGAATCATCATTTTCTTCTGGCTGGCCTGGATGGTGCAGACACCAGCATTACAATCCAGGATGCAATTACAGCACCCACAATTGACTAAATAAACTGTACATATACTAAAGGTTAATTTGATATATTCTCTAATCTACCCATCTGCACTATAGGGAACAATGACAAGTTACATAACTTAATTTTGATTGATAAGCCCCCCTTTGTTTAGAGGCCAGTATAAGGATTTCTAATCAGATTAAGACGTACACCCAGTCTACCAGTGTCTGCGTCTTACCTTGGGCCCCAGGCCCCACTTGCGTGGGTAAGTGTCCCTCTCCATGATCACCCTCTTGATCTTGGCCACGACACCGTGGTCACACGTCGATATCACCGCTGTCGTCATGAGAGCCACCGCTGAAAgccaagaaaagaaaaaaaaaacattaaaacctCTAAAACTAATTAGTTCTAGGAAAATAACATTTTAGGAAGCCGTCAGACAAGGGAGATAGATAAGTCATCTTCGCACAAAGCTAATGCAATCTATATATCATCATCACATGACTTGGCGAGAAACAGCTACCTCTCAAGTGTCCGGTACATACCCAAGCAAATGGCCTCTCCTTTGGTCGTTATGACGACGATATCCTGGTTGATCTCGATGCCGTCCTCGTAGCGCAGGACTCCCGGCAGCATGATCTTGGCGCCGTAGCAGATGGCGTTGACCTGAAGCAGAAAGAATGCAGATTCAGCACCCTGCCCTCAGCTAGACCACAGCAGAagcaccctaaccctgtctgctGTCTACACCAACACTGAGATTAACGTGTTACTGTAATTTTTCATAAGTAACATGATCAACTCTCTAATCCCATCCACTTTACTATCACCATACTGTTTCTGCTAGGGCTTGGGCGGACGAGCCAGAAACAGAGGGCCTCTCACCGCGCTGTCCTTCATCACCAGCCTCTTGTGGGAGATGAGCAGCTTCTCCAGGGGGTAGATGACCCTGCGCAGGTACGTCTCGTCCTTGTTGTGGTCAAACTGCCACTGAGCGTCCAGCACGTCGTGCATGGTCACCAAGTTATCCTGCGAGGGGACAGGAAAGTTCAGATGACCGTGCTTATTTGTGATTATTAAAATGACCGTATTACATGGTGTAGAATAGGCTACCTAATGACGGACTGTTGGACTGAGTGGCCTTAAGTGGCTGACGTGGCCACCCATGTTGAACCACTGCAGGCCAGTTTCTATACCAAAGGCTAATTACCAGAACTGGGGAGAGAGCCCAGAGCTGAACTCAACACTTTGGATTTCAGCCACAtggctttaaaaaatatatatattgatcACTTCCTAACCCCCCTCAGTGTTGAAGATAAGTCGTTAGTAAAGGTGGGCAGGGCCAGCAGGagactcaccctctctcccaggacccccGAGCGCACCCTCCTCAGCTCCTGCATCTGGCCCCCCACCCCTAGGAGCAGCCCCAGGTGGACACACAGAGTACGGATGTAGGTCCCCGCCTCACAGCTCACCCAGAAGATACCTGGAACACGTAGAACCACAAAATCAGAACGCTAAGAAAACCCTCGTTGGACAAAGTTAAGAAATCTAATTTAAAAAATCCAGGATTTGACCATTAAATTCACAAAACACTTCCTTACCCAGTCTCCTCTCTGGGTCGTACTCCACCAGCTTGCTCTCGTAGACGGTCCTGACTCTCAGCTGCCGTTTGACGGCGGCGATGAGCGGCGGCCTCTGGAACAGCGCTCCTGTGAGAGTCTCCAGCCCCTGAGGAGAAATGCAGCTTTAACACACTTCTGATCATTTCATCTGCTGTGCTTTTTAAATACAAGGTGTGTTCATGTCCACTAACTGAATCAAACCAATGTTTGATTTGCGCTTACAGACTTGGCTGTATTTTCTTAGGCTAAGTCAACATTACAAGCGAACTTACCCTAGCAAGTGTATGCTCGCTCTCAATAGCATTGTGCAGCCGAACAATTCCCACATACTCTTTGCCTGAAACGGACAGCATAAGAGTAGTAAGGAGAGGCAACTCTTAGTGATTTTTGATAACCCTTCAGGGAGGGGGGAATCGTGACGCGGCGAGACTAAGGACAACCCCTTACCGGCGCTCTGCTGGGACTTGACGAGGCGCGTGGCTCTGTCGATGCACAC from Osmerus eperlanus chromosome 19, fOsmEpe2.1, whole genome shotgun sequence includes these protein-coding regions:
- the dkc1 gene encoding H/ACA ribonucleoprotein complex subunit DKC1; the protein is MKMADGEIASAKKHKKKKENKVNDDEVGDIQESGDFLIKPESRVASLDTSQWPLLLKNFDKLNIRTAHYTPLPNGSNPLKRNILDYVRTGFINLDKPANPSSHEVVAWIRRILRVEKTGHSGTLDPKVTGCLIVCIDRATRLVKSQQSAGKEYVGIVRLHNAIESEHTLARGLETLTGALFQRPPLIAAVKRQLRVRTVYESKLVEYDPERRLGIFWVSCEAGTYIRTLCVHLGLLLGVGGQMQELRRVRSGVLGERDNLVTMHDVLDAQWQFDHNKDETYLRRVIYPLEKLLISHKRLVMKDSAVNAICYGAKIMLPGVLRYEDGIEINQDIVVITTKGEAICLAVALMTTAVISTCDHGVVAKIKRVIMERDTYPRKWGLGPKASQKKMMIQKGLLDKHGKPNGSTPSGWKEGYVDYNVSKITVEDATEPVVTKRKREASDSEGEAPGTKPSAPTTPSAEDLKKEKKKKKKDKKQKVSEEVVEEAPEEAPAEAEEEVGESAKKKKKKKKKEAEAGSE